The following are encoded in a window of Eschrichtius robustus isolate mEscRob2 chromosome 1, mEscRob2.pri, whole genome shotgun sequence genomic DNA:
- the OTUD1 gene encoding OTU domain-containing protein 1: protein MQLYSSVCTHYPAGGPGPTAAAPAPPAAAAAAAAAAPFKVSLQPPGPAGCAPEPDTGECQPAAAAEPREAAAAPTAKMPAFSSCFEMVSGAAAPASAAAAAAGPPGGSCKPPLPPHYTSTAQITVRALGADRLLLRGPEPGAAAPAAPRGRCLLLAPPPGAPVPPRRGSSAWLLEELLRPDGPEPAGLDAAREGPDRNFRLSEHRQALAAAKHRGPAPPPGSPEAGAGPWAEERPAERSLRGWDRAGDRGDPPPSADEPRRPDPEAEGPPARSSEAVPGGAAEAAIVSRSDPKDEKLALYLAEVERQDKYLRQRNKYRFHIIPDGNCLYRAVSKAVYGDQSLHRELREQTVHHIADHLDHFSPLIEGDVGEFIIAAAQDGAWAGYPELLAMGQMLNVNVHLTTGGRLESPTVSTMIHYLGPEDSLRPSIWLSWLSNGHYDAVFDHSYPNPEYDTWCRQTQVQRKRDEELAKSMAISLSKMYIEQNACS from the coding sequence ATGCAGCTCTACAGCAGCGTCTGCACCCACTACCCAGCCGGGGGCCCGGGTCCCACGGCCGCAGCCCCCgctccgcccgccgccgccgccgccgccgccgctgccgccccgTTCAAGGTCTCGCTGCAGCCCCCGGGACCCGCCGGCTGCGCGCCAGAGCCCGATACCGGTGAGTGCCAGCCGGCCGCGGCCGCCGAGCCCCGCGAAGCCGCCGCCGCCCCCACCGCCAAGATGCCCGCCTTCTCCTCCTGCTTCGAGATGGTGTCTGGGGCCGCCGCCCCCgcctcggccgccgccgccgccgccgggccgCCCGGCGGGTCCTGCaagccgccgctgccgccgcacTACACGTCCACGGCGCAGATCACCGTGCGGGCCCTGGGCGCCGACCGGCTCCTGCTGCGCGGCCCGGAGCCCGGCGCCGCGGCGCCCGCCGCCCCGCGCGGCCGCTGCCTCCTGCTGGCCCCGCCGCCCGGCGCGCCGGTCCCGCCGCGGCGGGGCTCCTCGGCCTGGCTCCTGGAGGAGCTGCTGAGGCCCGACGGCCCCGAGCCCGCCGGCCTGGACGCGGCCCGCGAGGGGCCCGACAGAAACTTCCGACTAAGCGAACACCGCCAGGCCCTGGCCGCCGCCAAGCACCGCGGCCCCGCgccgcccccggggagcccggAAGCCGGCGCCGGCCCGTGGGCCGAGGAGCGCCCGGCGGAGAGGAGCCTCCGGGGCTGGGACAGGGCCGGCGACCGCGGCGACCCTCCTCCCAGCGCCGACGAGCCGCGGCGGCCCGACCCGGAGGCCGAGGGGCCTCCGGCGCGGAGCAGCGAGGCGGTTCCGGGCGGCGCGGCCGAGGCGGCGATCGTCTCCAGGTCGGATCCCAAGGACGAGAAGCTGGCCCTGTACCTGGCCGAGGTGGAGAGGCAGGACAAGTACCTGCGGCAGAGGAACAAGTACCGATTTCACATCATTCCCGACGGCAACTGCCTCTACCGAGCGGTCAGCAAGGCGGTGTACGGGGACCAGAGCCTGCACCGGGAGCTGCGAGAGCAGACGGTGCACCACATCGCCGACCACCTCGACCATTTTAGCCCCCTGATTGAGGGCGACGTGGGGGAGTTTATCATCGCCGCTGCTCAGGACGGGGCGTGGGCCGGGTACCCTGAACTTCTGGCCATGGGGCAGATGCTGAACGTGAATGTACATCTAACTACTGGCGGGAGGCTGGAGAGCCCCACGGTGTCTACCATGATTCACTATTTGGGCCCAGAGGATTCCCTAAGGCCTAGCATTTGGCTCAGTTGGCTCAGTAACGGACATTACGACGCGGTGTTTGATCACTCCTATCCGAATCCGGAGTATGACACTTGGTGCAGGCAGACTCAAGTGCAAAGAAAACGCGACGAAGAACTCGCCAAGTCCATGGCCATATCCCTATCCAAAATGTATATTGAACAAAACGCATGCTCTTGA